In the Candidatus Saccharibacteria bacterium oral taxon 488 genome, one interval contains:
- a CDS encoding type II secretion system F family protein, with product MTKFKYIATKNNNQPINGELEASSRASAIQLIQAQGMKLVDLKEAGDEKKGLRFGGGKKSVPTEELVSFTRQLSTMVSAGVPILRSLNSMAQHAESPHFREILNAVSKEIEGGTSFADALSKHPEAFSDVYVNMVRAGETGGILDDILKRLALQQEKNSSMKKKIKSAMTYPMVLIVITIGAFFGLMIFVLPMIGKTIKDLAGEDAELPALTQILMSISQFMVSFWYIIFPLLFGGVYVLLRYIKSPKGKVKFHHFVLKAPIISKIIRKVAVARFTRTFSALIGAGVSVLEALEVTARAVGNTVYQDSLLDAAKRIKNGEVLSRIINEREDLYPPIVGQMLAVGEETGQTDKVLVKVADFYEEEVDAAISGLSSTIEPVMIVFMGGMVGLIAAAVMMPITGLANQIKG from the coding sequence ATGACAAAATTTAAATATATCGCAACTAAAAATAACAATCAGCCGATCAACGGCGAGCTAGAAGCCAGTAGCCGCGCCAGTGCTATCCAGCTCATTCAAGCTCAGGGTATGAAGTTGGTCGACCTCAAGGAAGCTGGCGATGAAAAGAAGGGCCTTCGCTTTGGGGGTGGTAAGAAGTCAGTGCCGACCGAGGAGCTGGTTAGCTTTACCAGGCAGCTTAGCACCATGGTGTCTGCCGGTGTACCGATCCTCAGGTCGCTTAACTCGATGGCCCAGCACGCCGAAAGTCCGCATTTTCGTGAGATTTTGAATGCAGTATCTAAGGAGATTGAAGGCGGTACCTCGTTCGCTGATGCGCTGAGTAAGCACCCTGAGGCCTTCAGTGATGTGTATGTGAACATGGTGCGTGCTGGTGAAACAGGTGGTATTTTGGACGATATTTTGAAGCGCCTGGCCCTGCAGCAGGAAAAGAACTCATCAATGAAAAAGAAGATCAAGAGCGCTATGACCTATCCAATGGTGCTGATCGTCATCACTATCGGGGCATTCTTTGGTTTGATGATTTTTGTCTTGCCAATGATTGGCAAGACGATTAAGGATCTGGCGGGCGAGGACGCGGAGCTACCAGCCCTGACGCAGATACTGATGAGTATCAGCCAGTTTATGGTAAGTTTTTGGTATATTATTTTCCCGCTGTTATTTGGCGGTGTGTACGTCCTTCTTCGCTATATCAAGTCGCCCAAAGGTAAGGTTAAGTTCCATCATTTTGTCTTGAAAGCGCCGATCATCAGTAAGATTATTCGTAAGGTGGCAGTGGCGCGATTTACCCGTACCTTCTCGGCGCTGATCGGTGCGGGTGTGTCGGTACTCGAGGCGCTGGAAGTAACGGCCCGGGCAGTCGGTAACACGGTGTATCAAGATTCATTGCTTGATGCTGCCAAGCGCATTAAGAATGGCGAGGTCTTGTCGCGGATTATCAATGAGCGCGAAGATCTCTATCCACCAATCGTTGGCCAGATGCTGGCGGTCGGTGAAGAGACGGGCCAGACGGATAAGGTGCTGGTCAAGGTGGCGGATTTTTATGAGGAAGAGGTCGATGCAGCGATTAGCGGTTTGAGCTCGACGATTGAGCCGGTGATGATCGTCTTTATGGGTGGTATGGTCGGCTTGATCGCGGCGGCGGTGATGATGCCGATTACTGGATTAGCAAATCAAATTAAGGGGTAG
- a CDS encoding HD domain-containing protein, with amino-acid sequence MAHDAEQAQAGVDNIKPVELLETLRQKKYPSVELLNGQALDTLLCDMERWSLLLKMSNLAIESSCLVDNFSGVERIPRRKNGDRETDVEHSLLLATLAPNLAQMLYPDLDIDRIRHYSLVHDMIEIEVGDVATFNLSPDEQAEKERREQIALEKLLKELPPLEAEALESYEKQGTPEARFVRLVDKLLPAVVDITGQGTRVVEEDFGVASIDDLRSSHDKLAIKWRDMFHNEFPELEQLYAVLAYLFENKYEQERQEQKETHIPERPNQLKEVERKWLIDPDNLPDDLENYPHADLKQGYLAVSGDGSETRIRSFGDGKRFELTVKTAGTVVRGEQNIKITDEMFKALWPQTKGNRVEKTRYYIPFTDSNNNQHTIELDVYAGHLSGLVTAEIEFSGRETDASVRADAFTPPGWFGDDVSEDKRYKNRSLASMQHGFMKLG; translated from the coding sequence ATGGCTCACGATGCAGAACAAGCTCAAGCTGGGGTGGATAATATCAAACCTGTGGAATTGCTAGAGACGCTACGCCAAAAGAAATATCCATCAGTAGAGTTGTTGAATGGTCAGGCCCTCGACACACTTCTGTGTGATATGGAGCGATGGTCACTGCTTCTGAAAATGTCAAATCTGGCAATTGAATCCTCTTGCTTAGTGGATAACTTTTCAGGCGTTGAACGCATACCTCGACGAAAAAACGGAGATCGTGAAACGGATGTAGAGCATAGTCTTCTACTAGCAACGCTAGCTCCAAATCTAGCACAAATGCTCTACCCTGATCTTGATATAGATCGTATCCGCCACTACAGCCTTGTTCACGACATGATAGAGATTGAGGTCGGTGATGTCGCAACGTTTAACCTATCACCAGACGAACAGGCCGAGAAAGAACGTCGCGAACAGATAGCCTTAGAAAAATTACTAAAGGAACTACCGCCACTTGAAGCCGAAGCGTTAGAGTCATATGAGAAGCAGGGTACACCAGAGGCTCGTTTTGTCCGCCTCGTTGACAAACTTCTTCCGGCTGTGGTTGACATCACTGGTCAGGGTACTCGAGTTGTCGAAGAAGACTTCGGCGTCGCAAGTATCGACGACCTTCGTAGTTCCCACGATAAACTAGCCATTAAGTGGCGAGACATGTTCCATAACGAATTCCCTGAACTTGAACAACTCTACGCTGTCCTTGCCTATCTTTTTGAAAATAAGTATGAACAAGAACGTCAGGAGCAAAAAGAAACTCACATACCGGAACGACCAAACCAACTGAAAGAAGTCGAAAGAAAGTGGCTCATCGACCCAGATAATCTTCCTGATGATCTAGAGAACTATCCTCATGCTGATCTTAAGCAAGGATATTTAGCAGTTAGTGGTGATGGATCCGAAACACGTATTCGTAGCTTCGGTGATGGCAAGCGGTTTGAACTGACTGTCAAGACTGCTGGTACAGTTGTGCGCGGCGAGCAAAACATTAAGATAACTGACGAGATGTTCAAGGCACTCTGGCCGCAGACCAAAGGCAATCGCGTTGAAAAAACTAGATACTACATACCCTTTACTGACAGTAACAATAACCAGCACACGATTGAGCTTGATGTGTATGCGGGACATTTATCAGGACTAGTCACAGCAGAGATTGAATTCAGCGGTCGCGAAACGGATGCATCGGTTCGTGCGGATGCCTTCACGCCGCCAGGGTGGTTTGGTGATGATGTCAGCGAAGACAAGCGATATAAAAACCGTTCCCTCGCCTCAATGCAACATGGTTTCATGAAGCTCGGCTAA
- a CDS encoding mechanosensitive ion channel, whose product MMDTLIKQLLNSSRFDEWMTEHGLGWLVSERMVETVSIVIGAVIVYYLGRIFITWAIRYAIHSTAKHRSWHRKDIEKRENTLTQLIRSFWRITIIAYIAAMVASKLFYFDLSPLFASAGIIGVALGFGAQSLVKDFLAGIFIIAENQYRVGDVVDVMGASGTVERVGTRSTVLRDADGNVHYLPNGTIQHVINKTMGYSMSRFTLQLDPSSDISRAADIINETGQQLSKEKSWDKKIIEPPKFVSVGDITGRSVELIVAGKVQPSDQWAVTSEMRRRLLKEFEKQEIELAVIPTAITHKK is encoded by the coding sequence ATGATGGATACGCTTATCAAGCAACTGTTAAATTCGTCGCGCTTTGATGAATGGATGACTGAGCATGGACTAGGCTGGCTGGTAAGCGAGCGGATGGTTGAAACAGTCAGTATCGTCATTGGCGCGGTTATCGTTTATTATCTTGGCCGCATCTTCATTACTTGGGCAATTCGCTACGCGATCCACTCCACCGCCAAGCACCGCTCGTGGCACCGCAAAGATATCGAAAAGCGCGAAAATACCCTGACGCAGCTGATTCGTAGTTTTTGGCGCATTACCATCATTGCCTATATCGCCGCCATGGTCGCCAGCAAGTTATTCTACTTTGACTTGTCACCACTGTTTGCCAGCGCCGGCATCATTGGCGTAGCGCTCGGATTTGGTGCACAATCACTTGTCAAAGATTTTCTGGCTGGCATTTTTATCATCGCTGAAAATCAATATCGCGTCGGCGACGTGGTTGACGTCATGGGAGCGAGCGGTACTGTTGAGCGTGTCGGCACCCGGTCAACGGTACTCCGCGATGCTGACGGTAATGTACACTACTTACCAAATGGCACCATCCAGCATGTCATCAACAAAACGATGGGGTATAGCATGTCGCGCTTTACCTTACAGCTTGATCCGAGCAGCGACATTAGCCGCGCCGCTGATATCATCAACGAGACCGGCCAGCAACTGAGCAAGGAAAAATCTTGGGACAAGAAAATCATTGAACCGCCAAAATTTGTCTCCGTCGGCGATATCACCGGCCGCTCGGTCGAATTGATCGTTGCTGGTAAGGTCCAGCCATCAGATCAATGGGCGGTTACCTCAGAGATGCGCCGCCGGCTCCTCAAAGAATTTGAAAAACAAGAAATCGAGCTAGCTGTTATCCCAACGGCGATAACGCATAAAAAGTAA
- the trmB gene encoding tRNA (guanosine(46)-N7)-methyltransferase TrmB, with protein MSFVDPNQFVITRRRKKYKFALFNNSPLCFEYDEWTPRSIDVLEVGAGTGLFSVELAARHPEQRLLAVDVKADRLQKGAREAERRGLTNIWLVRARADQLGELCEAGSLSQLWVTFPDPFPRQRSSGRRLTHPHFLTQYAKLLDEGGELLLKHDDHDFFCWSLEQLVVAGWQLRELMFDLHESERFSKESDARIMTTYEQRWVGEGKVIGFVRAGKSVSRAS; from the coding sequence ATGAGTTTTGTCGATCCAAATCAATTCGTTATCACCCGGCGACGCAAGAAGTATAAATTTGCATTATTTAACAATTCGCCACTTTGTTTTGAGTATGATGAGTGGACACCGCGGTCGATTGATGTGCTGGAGGTCGGTGCGGGAACGGGACTGTTTAGTGTCGAGCTGGCGGCGCGCCATCCCGAGCAGCGGCTTCTGGCGGTTGATGTCAAGGCCGATCGATTGCAAAAAGGGGCACGTGAGGCCGAGCGACGCGGCCTCACGAACATCTGGCTTGTGCGGGCACGAGCGGATCAGCTGGGTGAGTTATGTGAGGCTGGATCACTCAGTCAGTTGTGGGTTACTTTCCCCGATCCGTTTCCACGCCAGCGCTCCAGTGGTCGGCGTTTGACGCACCCGCATTTTTTAACGCAGTACGCAAAGTTGCTTGATGAGGGCGGCGAGCTACTACTCAAGCATGATGATCACGACTTTTTCTGCTGGAGCTTGGAGCAGCTGGTGGTGGCTGGCTGGCAGCTTCGGGAGCTAATGTTTGATCTGCACGAATCGGAGCGATTTAGTAAGGAGAGCGATGCCCGGATCATGACAACCTACGAACAGCGGTGGGTTGGCGAGGGGAAGGTGATTGGGTTTGTGCGAGCAGGGAAATCCGTTAGCCGAGCTTCATGA
- a CDS encoding NUDIX domain-containing protein, with translation MIDQFIPEHHIQKHILGVLMHIKYARFRDMRPPKVDTNLYTYHLNILKKRGFVIKTDDGYCLGREGLSYVDRVSIKSLKIRTQPKIITMIVVQNANGDVLLQRRTKQPHVDTWTLPYGKLHIDDESVLSAAQREVREKLAVDKLPLTHAGDCYIRVLVGKEILSSTLAHVFYGETDEVVAGRELVWARPHRLADYDLAPAVEQIVARTFFHDPFFFEEFVAELNEVIERRNYDN, from the coding sequence ATGATTGACCAATTTATCCCCGAGCATCATATTCAGAAGCATATTCTTGGTGTGTTGATGCATATAAAATATGCACGGTTTCGGGATATGCGGCCGCCAAAAGTCGATACTAATCTCTATACCTACCACTTAAATATATTGAAGAAGCGAGGATTCGTCATCAAGACGGATGATGGATACTGTCTCGGGCGGGAGGGGTTGTCGTATGTCGATAGAGTTAGTATTAAATCGCTCAAAATTCGTACCCAACCAAAAATTATTACTATGATTGTCGTCCAAAATGCCAATGGCGATGTGTTGCTCCAACGGCGCACTAAGCAGCCGCATGTCGACACCTGGACACTGCCCTATGGCAAGCTACACATTGATGACGAGTCGGTACTCAGCGCCGCTCAGCGGGAGGTACGCGAGAAATTAGCGGTGGACAAGCTGCCGCTGACACACGCGGGTGATTGCTATATTCGTGTCCTTGTGGGGAAGGAAATATTATCATCAACGTTGGCGCACGTGTTTTATGGTGAGACTGATGAGGTCGTGGCGGGCAGAGAATTGGTGTGGGCCCGTCCGCATCGATTGGCGGATTATGACTTAGCACCAGCGGTTGAGCAAATCGTAGCACGGACGTTCTTTCACGACCCGTTCTTTTTTGAGGAATTTGTGGCAGAATTAAATGAGGTAATTGAAAGGAGAAACTATGACAATTGA
- a CDS encoding type II/IV secretion system protein: protein MRISDSSIEKILRQGEVISESQLAELKMEAERTHHSLQTIILEHRVLSEAQLGQKIGEYINVPFVTIEPKDIPDDVLKRIPEHIARQYNVVLFAVDDNGVLSLAMEDPDDVQALNFIQKEIGYNIKVFLATKNNILDCLENYRGNITDELDEVVSIQSGAESESQNVSEEEISENSPIAQTVNLLLEYAIKSGASDIHIEPREDFVQVRYRIDGVLKEVNKLPRNVQGALVSRIKILSNLKIDERRVPQDGRFKIKVSGKQYALRVSTLPIADGEKIVMRILDESNQAVALDSLGYWGLSLSTLKDAMAQPNGMILVTGPTGSGKSTSLFSVLSELNTPDVNISTIEDPVEYKIPGVNQTQTNAKAGMTFASGLRALLRQDPNIIMVGEIRDGETANLGVQAALTGHLVFSTLHTNNAATCLPRLLDMGIEPFLIASTVKAVIGQRLVRRLCMHCRQQYVPDAGELAYIVQMFNLKQGSMQRLHALEQQAAADKIGGNTPLGSTDVTIQYLWRPNPEGCDECGHNGFKGRVGIYEVLGISIPIQKMITANATSNEIQQQAITEGMVTMQTDGFVKSLRGVTTLEEVLRATREQ, encoded by the coding sequence ATGCGCATTTCTGACAGTAGTATTGAGAAGATTTTGCGCCAGGGTGAGGTAATTTCTGAGTCACAGCTGGCTGAGTTAAAAATGGAGGCGGAACGTACGCACCATTCATTGCAGACGATTATCTTGGAGCACAGGGTTCTGAGTGAGGCGCAGCTCGGGCAAAAAATTGGTGAATATATCAATGTGCCGTTTGTGACCATTGAGCCAAAGGATATTCCTGACGACGTTCTCAAGCGTATCCCCGAGCACATCGCTCGTCAGTACAATGTCGTATTGTTTGCGGTTGATGATAACGGCGTCTTGAGTCTGGCGATGGAAGACCCGGATGATGTACAGGCACTGAACTTCATCCAGAAAGAGATTGGCTACAACATCAAGGTATTCCTGGCGACAAAAAACAACATTCTTGACTGCCTGGAAAATTATCGCGGTAATATTACCGATGAGCTGGACGAGGTGGTGTCAATTCAGAGTGGTGCTGAATCAGAGTCACAAAATGTTTCTGAGGAGGAAATTTCTGAGAATTCGCCGATCGCCCAGACGGTTAATTTGCTGCTGGAATATGCTATCAAGTCGGGTGCCTCAGACATCCACATTGAGCCGCGCGAGGATTTCGTCCAAGTTCGTTACCGAATTGATGGTGTGCTCAAGGAAGTGAATAAATTGCCGCGCAATGTCCAAGGTGCACTGGTTAGTCGTATCAAAATCCTGTCAAACCTAAAAATTGACGAACGCCGCGTGCCGCAAGATGGCCGCTTCAAGATTAAGGTTTCTGGTAAGCAATACGCGCTGCGTGTGTCGACGCTGCCAATCGCTGATGGCGAGAAAATCGTCATGCGTATTTTGGACGAGTCCAACCAGGCAGTTGCCCTTGATAGCCTCGGCTATTGGGGGTTGTCGCTGAGTACGCTCAAGGATGCTATGGCGCAACCAAATGGCATGATCTTGGTGACCGGGCCAACTGGTTCGGGAAAGTCGACTAGCTTGTTTAGTGTGCTATCAGAACTTAATACGCCAGATGTGAATATCTCGACCATTGAAGATCCGGTTGAATACAAGATCCCCGGGGTCAACCAAACCCAGACTAACGCCAAAGCCGGCATGACCTTCGCTTCAGGACTGCGCGCACTGCTCCGTCAAGACCCGAACATCATCATGGTTGGTGAGATTCGCGACGGTGAAACTGCCAACCTGGGCGTGCAGGCAGCGCTGACCGGGCACTTGGTGTTTTCGACGCTCCACACCAACAACGCAGCCACTTGTCTGCCGCGTCTCCTTGATATGGGAATTGAGCCGTTCTTGATCGCTTCGACGGTCAAAGCGGTGATCGGCCAGCGCTTGGTGCGGCGGTTGTGTATGCACTGCCGTCAGCAGTATGTGCCGGACGCCGGAGAGCTCGCCTACATCGTCCAGATGTTTAATCTCAAGCAGGGCTCGATGCAGCGGCTGCACGCGCTGGAGCAGCAGGCGGCAGCTGACAAGATTGGTGGCAATACACCGCTCGGCTCGACTGACGTGACGATTCAATATTTGTGGCGGCCAAATCCTGAGGGCTGTGATGAGTGCGGTCATAATGGTTTCAAGGGGCGCGTTGGTATTTACGAAGTCCTCGGTATTTCGATTCCAATCCAAAAAATGATCACTGCCAACGCCACCAGTAATGAGATTCAGCAGCAGGCGATTACTGAAGGAATGGTAACGATGCAGACAGATGGTTTCGTTAAGTCGCTGCGTGGCGTGACAACGCTAGAGGAAGTTTTGAGAGCAACAAGGGAGCAATAA